A region of Epinephelus fuscoguttatus linkage group LG1, E.fuscoguttatus.final_Chr_v1 DNA encodes the following proteins:
- the LOC125891192 gene encoding lithostathine-1-like, translating to MAESGTKRSPEDNQDLTLPLKKQQLLAKKLSDKERDRTRINIGLAFPRWRALRVLKGLQFDSERLFFSWTGRNQSNKTFHLMEDRMSWPQAQNYCREHHTDLVSGDQQLEDNKFKDEFKFKSDDSVWIGLFRDSWRWSDGSKFSFRYGGPQFNDDSGSERCAVTMLNDGGRWRDEDCDEEKPFFCYGDKVIPIDKSETSEDALYHCGRNFN from the exons atggcagagagcggaACGAAACGTTCACCTGAAGACaaccaggatctgacattacctctaaagaaacaacagTTGTTGGCAAAGAAGTTGtcagataaagaaagggacagaactcggattaacattggccttgcatttccaaggtggagagcactgcgagtGCTTAAGGGGCTACAATTTGACTCAGAGAgactcttcttctcctggacag GAAGGAACCAATCCAACAAGACATTCCATCTGATGGAAGACAGGATGAGCTGGCCACAGGCTCAGAACTACTGCAGAGAACATCACACTGACCTGGTCAGTGGAGACCAACAGTTAGAGGACAACAAATTCAAGGatgagtttaagtttaagtcaGACGACTCTGTGTGGATCGGCCTGTTCAGAGATTCCTGGAGGTGGTCAGATGGGAGCAAATTCTCTTTCAGATACGGGGGTCCACAGTTTAACGATGACTCAGGCAGTGAGAGATGTGCTGTGACCATGCTGaatgatggaggcagatggagggatgaagacTGTGATGAGGAAAAACCCTTCTTCTGCTATGGCG ATAAAGTGATCCCGATCGATAAGAGTGAGACCTCAGAGGACGCCTTATATCACTGCGGAAGGAACTTCAACTAA
- the LOC125897357 gene encoding G-protein coupled receptor 22-like, whose amino-acid sequence METDSYTSGPATTDWAGTVAGLEGMGVLREQGGGGSPSSLASWYEPYSLGFQVSLTAFLMLELVLGFSSNLTVLVLYCSQSNLVDSVSNMVTVNLHVLDVAVCVLCLPLTLVVVLLPPGPNLALLCCFHEACVTFASIATAINILVISLDRYDISVRPANRLLTTRKATLLLAAVWVTSVAVFFIPFLEVQWSSVEEAEERGQVTPLSLHGVSATVAPAWRNQTLLCVGGQGFNTGLGMRYHLVLQVPIFFTTVAVMLFTYSRILRALNIRIGSHMKKGQRFRGHHKRQKKKKAGLRTNDGGEVGGEQCTADGTKQLSHPPLIPSPSPTPTATSPPALSSSAPLVIPDTGAATAMPATMGVQASVSAIIALRRAVRRHRDRRERQRRVFRMSLIIITTFLGCWAPLSVTNVLILGIGPSDALVSLRLWFLALAYGTTVSHPLLYAFTRQKLRRALRAKVKKRVVSLLQVDPSPGGTVIHNSWVENRKTSRQVRLEASEGTDRCLAEVL is encoded by the coding sequence ATGGAGACTGACAGCTACACCTCAGGCCCTGCCACCACTGACTGGGCTGGGACGGTGGCCGGCCTGGAGGGAATGGGAGTCCTTcgggagcagggaggagggggCTCGCCCAGCAGCTTGGCGTCCTGGTATGAGCCGTACTCGCTGGGCTTCCAGGTGTCGCTCACCGCCTTCCTCATGCTGGAGCTGGTGTTGGGTTTCAGCAGCAACCTGACAGTGCTGGTGCTCTACTGCTCTCAATCCAATTTGGTGGACTCGGTGAGCAATATGGTGACTGTCAATCTGCACGTGCTGGATGTGGcggtgtgtgtgctgtgtctgCCCCTCACACtggtggttgtgctgctgccccCGGGACCAAACCTGGCCCTGCTCTGCTGCTTCCACGAGGCCTGCGTCACCTTTGCCAGCATAGCCACGGCCATCAACATCCTGGTTATCAGCTTGGACCGATACGACATTTCAGTACGGCCGGCCAACAGGCTGTTGACCACACGTAAGGCGACGTTGCTCCTGGCTGCCGTTTGGGTCACCTCGGTAGCTGTGTTCTTTATCCCGTTCTTGGAAGTGCAGTGGTCCAGTGTAGaagaagcagaggagagagggcaGGTGACACCCTTGTCCTTACATGGTGTCAGTGCCACAGTGGCGCCAGCGTGGCGTAACCAGACATTGCTGTGTGTTGGCGGGCAGGGCTTCAACACAGGCCTGGGCATGCGCTACCATCTTGTCCTGCAGGTACCCATCTTCTTCACCACAGTGGCAGTGATGCTGTTCACGTACTCTAGAATACTGAGAGCTTTAAACATCCGCATCGGCTCCCACATGAAAAAGGGCCAGCGGTTCAGGGGGCAccacaagagacagaaaaaaaagaaggcgGGGCTTAGAACGAATGATGGAGGGGAGGTCGGAGGGGAGCAGTGCACTGCAGATGGTACCAAACAGCTCAGCCACCCTCCCCTcatcccctccccctccccgaCCCCTACAGCTACCTCCCCCCCTGCCCTGTCCTCTTCTGCTCCACTCGTCATCCCTGACACAGGCGCTGCGACCGCCATGCCCGCCACCATGGGTGTCCAAGCCTCCGTGTCGGCAATTATTGCCCTGAGGCGGGCAGTGCGGCGACACAGGGATCGTCGAGAGCGACAGAGGCGGGTGTTCAGGATGTCCCTAATCATTATCACCACCTTCCTGGGCTGTTGGGCTCCCCTTTCTGTGACCAATGTGCTAATCCTAGGCATAGGCCCCAGTGACGCCCTGGTTAGCCTACGCCTCTGGTTCTTAGCCCTGGCCTATGGCACCACTGTCTCCCACCCTCTGCTCTACGCTTTCACCAGACAGAAGCTGCGCCGTGCCCTCCGTGCTAAGGTAAAGAAGAGGGTGGTGTCCCTGCTCCAGGTAGACCCTTCACCAGGGGGCACTGTCATACACAACTCCTGGGTGGAGAACAGAAAAACCAGCCGGCAGGTGCGGCTGGAAGCAAGCGAAGGTACTGACCGCTGCCTGGCAGAAGTCCTGTGA